The following are encoded together in the Paraburkholderia sp. BL10I2N1 genome:
- a CDS encoding ATP-binding cassette domain-containing protein, translating to MRAPASMPAWPTIAAAGLIALAVALPAFSSNYVIDVALTIVTYSILGLGLNIVVGYAGLLDLGYAAFFAIGAYTTALLETLLGFSFWETLPFSLAFAGLSGVVIGYPTLRLRSDYLAIVTLGFGEITRIVATNLEITGGPNGIYGIASPSLFGVEISSPRAIYELGMAFLIVVLLFAIRLGRSRLGRAWTSIREDESAAEAVGVPTLRVKLLAYVMGALIGGIAGSLFAARFGTIDPTGFTYLQSVTILIVVVLGGRGSIPGVILGAMIVAGVPELLRFLNLWRIFGFAVALVILMLLRPQGLWPVRAKRAMPHADLAGVPLPPAPPITAGAGETLLEVRDLACRFGGVLAIGGISFVVRSGEILALIGPNGAGKTTVFNCLTGVTRASAGRMFWCGAPMGGGAPHRNVHRGIARTFQGIRLFGHMSAFENVLTGMDHRLQTPLVAELAGTPSARAEAAEHEAQGMRWLDMVGLAARASEYAADLPYGDQRRLEIARALASNPRLLLLDEPAAGMNPTEKHALMDLIRRIRALGVTVLLIEHDMTLVMGVSDRIIVMDHGVMIAEGPPAQIQSDPRVIDAYLGTAEDDDAADAADGEKSLWSS from the coding sequence ATGCGCGCACCGGCTTCGATGCCAGCCTGGCCCACGATCGCCGCCGCCGGGCTGATCGCCCTGGCCGTCGCGCTCCCCGCGTTCTCCAGCAACTACGTGATCGATGTTGCACTGACCATCGTCACCTACTCGATCCTCGGCCTCGGGCTGAATATCGTCGTCGGCTACGCGGGGCTGCTCGATCTCGGCTACGCGGCATTCTTCGCGATCGGCGCCTATACGACGGCGTTACTCGAAACGCTGCTGGGCTTCTCGTTCTGGGAAACGCTGCCGTTCAGCCTCGCGTTTGCCGGCCTGTCGGGGGTTGTGATCGGCTATCCGACCCTGCGTCTGCGCAGCGACTATCTGGCGATCGTCACACTGGGCTTCGGTGAGATCACGCGTATCGTCGCCACCAATCTCGAGATTACGGGTGGTCCGAACGGGATTTACGGCATTGCCAGCCCGAGTCTGTTCGGCGTCGAGATCAGCTCGCCGCGCGCGATCTACGAACTGGGCATGGCGTTCCTTATCGTCGTCCTGCTGTTCGCGATCCGCCTCGGCCGGTCGCGGCTCGGGCGCGCGTGGACGAGCATCCGCGAGGACGAATCGGCCGCCGAGGCAGTCGGCGTCCCGACGCTGCGCGTCAAGCTGCTGGCCTACGTGATGGGCGCGCTGATCGGCGGGATAGCGGGGAGCCTGTTCGCCGCGCGCTTTGGCACCATCGATCCCACCGGCTTCACTTATCTGCAGTCCGTGACGATTCTCATCGTCGTCGTGCTCGGCGGTCGCGGCAGTATTCCCGGCGTGATTCTCGGCGCGATGATCGTCGCTGGCGTGCCGGAATTGCTGCGCTTTCTGAACCTCTGGCGCATCTTCGGATTTGCCGTCGCGCTCGTCATCCTGATGCTGCTGCGCCCGCAGGGCTTGTGGCCGGTCCGTGCAAAACGCGCCATGCCGCATGCGGATCTGGCAGGCGTGCCGCTTCCCCCCGCGCCGCCCATCACAGCCGGGGCGGGCGAAACGCTGCTGGAGGTGCGCGACCTCGCGTGCCGCTTTGGTGGCGTGCTGGCAATCGGTGGAATCAGCTTCGTTGTGCGCAGCGGCGAGATTCTGGCACTGATCGGCCCGAACGGTGCGGGCAAGACCACGGTTTTCAACTGCCTGACGGGCGTCACCCGCGCGAGCGCCGGACGCATGTTCTGGTGCGGCGCACCGATGGGCGGCGGCGCGCCGCACCGCAACGTGCATCGCGGCATCGCCCGCACGTTTCAGGGTATTCGTCTCTTTGGGCACATGAGCGCGTTCGAGAACGTGCTGACGGGCATGGATCACCGACTGCAGACACCGCTTGTCGCCGAACTGGCGGGCACGCCGTCTGCCCGTGCGGAAGCGGCTGAACATGAGGCGCAAGGGATGCGCTGGCTCGACATGGTCGGCCTTGCCGCGCGCGCAAGCGAATACGCGGCCGATCTGCCCTACGGCGATCAGCGTCGGCTGGAAATCGCCCGCGCCTTGGCCAGCAATCCGCGCCTCCTGCTGCTGGACGAGCCTGCCGCCGGGATGAATCCGACTGAGAAGCACGCCCTGATGGACCTGATCCGGCGCATCCGCGCGCTGGGCGTCACGGTGCTGCTGATCGAACACGACATGACCCTGGTGATGGGCGTGTCGGACCGGATCATCGTGATGGATCATGGCGTCATGATTGCTGAAGGGCCGCCGGCGCAGATCCAGAGCGATCCGCGCGTCATCGACGCTTATCTGGGCACGGCCGAAGACGACGACGCCGCCGATGCTGCCGATGGGGAGAAGTCACTGTGGAGCTCCTAG
- a CDS encoding ABC transporter ATP-binding protein — MELLEVRDLRVSYGNIEVLHGISLDVGPGEIVALLGANGAGKTTTLRTISGLIRPRAGRIALSGRPLTGLQAHQIVALGIGHVPEGRRMFGVLTVEENLRLGGYLLRRDAAALERRVAVLYETFPRLGERRGQLAGTLSGGEQQMLAIARALMLKPRLVLLDEPSMGLAPKLVRAIFGMIADICTEGTSVLLVEQNVRQALRIAHRAYVLESGSVALSGASRELAQDSRVRTAYLGGSASTAGDTPVAPTFRDGDR; from the coding sequence GTGGAGCTCCTAGAAGTCCGTGATCTGCGCGTGAGTTACGGCAACATCGAAGTGCTGCACGGCATCTCTCTCGACGTCGGTCCGGGTGAGATCGTTGCGCTGCTCGGTGCCAATGGCGCAGGCAAGACCACGACGCTCAGAACCATCTCGGGTCTGATCCGGCCGCGCGCCGGGCGGATCGCGCTTTCCGGACGGCCGCTGACCGGGCTGCAGGCCCATCAGATCGTCGCCCTTGGCATTGGGCACGTGCCGGAGGGCCGACGGATGTTTGGCGTGTTGACGGTCGAAGAAAACCTGCGGCTTGGCGGCTATCTATTGCGACGCGACGCCGCCGCGCTCGAGCGTCGGGTCGCCGTCCTCTACGAGACCTTCCCGCGGCTTGGCGAGCGACGCGGACAATTGGCCGGAACACTCAGCGGCGGCGAACAGCAGATGCTTGCGATTGCGCGCGCGTTGATGCTCAAGCCGAGGCTCGTGTTGCTGGATGAACCGTCGATGGGGCTCGCACCGAAACTGGTACGCGCGATCTTTGGCATGATCGCGGACATCTGCACCGAAGGCACTTCGGTGCTCCTTGTCGAGCAGAATGTCCGCCAGGCTCTTCGCATTGCGCACCGGGCATACGTGCTGGAAAGCGGCAGCGTGGCGCTGTCGGGTGCGTCCCGGGAGCTGGCACAGGACAGCCGTGTTCGTACCGCTTATCTCGGAGGGAGTGCGTCGACTGCGGGTGACACGCCAGTTGCGCCGACATTTCGCGACGGCGACCGATGA